One Candidatus Methylomirabilota bacterium genomic region harbors:
- a CDS encoding branched-chain amino acid ABC transporter permease: MAARVLLGVGLAALVAVPPLLPKYALDVLISILFFGYLGACWNILGGYGGQFSFGHAAFFGIGAYTSTLLLLHWGWSPWLGMLAGGALAAGFGLFAGYLSFRYGLRGPYFSLVTLAFAEMLRVVAVNWKAVGSSLGLVVPNRGSAPAMFLFAEKLPYYYVIFAMAMGAVWITRVIERSRMGYALAAVRENEDAAEAAGVDALSTKLRAMAVSSFLTALGGTFYAQYFAYIDPTITFGPAISIGALLPAIVGGAGTVAGPLLGSFVLTPISEVTRALLRGRAGADIMLYGLILILVISFLPNGLVGWFRSRRRGAERAV, translated from the coding sequence GTGGCCGCTAGGGTCCTCCTCGGCGTCGGCCTGGCCGCCCTGGTCGCGGTGCCTCCGCTCCTTCCCAAGTACGCGCTCGACGTCCTCATCAGCATCCTCTTCTTCGGCTACCTCGGCGCGTGCTGGAACATCCTCGGCGGCTACGGCGGGCAGTTCTCGTTCGGCCACGCCGCCTTCTTCGGGATCGGCGCCTACACCTCGACCCTGCTGCTGCTGCACTGGGGATGGAGCCCCTGGCTCGGGATGCTGGCCGGCGGCGCGCTCGCCGCCGGCTTCGGGCTCTTCGCCGGCTACCTGTCGTTCCGCTACGGGCTGCGCGGGCCCTACTTCTCGCTGGTGACGCTGGCCTTCGCGGAGATGCTGCGGGTGGTGGCGGTGAACTGGAAGGCGGTGGGCTCCTCGTTGGGCCTGGTGGTGCCGAACCGCGGCTCGGCGCCCGCGATGTTCCTGTTCGCGGAGAAGCTGCCCTACTACTACGTCATCTTCGCGATGGCGATGGGAGCGGTGTGGATCACGCGGGTGATCGAGCGGTCCCGGATGGGCTACGCTCTCGCCGCGGTGCGCGAGAACGAGGACGCGGCGGAGGCGGCCGGCGTCGACGCGCTCTCCACCAAGCTGCGCGCGATGGCGGTGTCGTCGTTCCTCACCGCGCTCGGCGGGACGTTCTACGCGCAGTACTTCGCCTACATCGATCCCACCATCACCTTCGGGCCCGCGATCTCCATCGGCGCCCTGCTCCCCGCGATCGTGGGCGGCGCCGGCACGGTGGCCGGGCCGCTGCTGGGCTCGTTCGTGCTGACCCCGATCTCCGAGGTGACGCGGGCTCTGCTGCGGGGCCGCGCCGGGGCCGACATCATGCTGTACGGCCTCATCCTGATCCTCGTCATCTCGTTTCTGCCCAACGGGCTCGTGGGCTGGTTTCGAAGCCGCCGGCGCGGCGCGGAGCGGGCGGTGTGA
- the greA gene encoding transcription elongation factor GreA — MQRTPMTRVGYDRLRDEVERLKKERPNIVRAIAEARAHGDLSENAEYHAARERQGFIEARITDLESKVGTAEVIDPPTSGDRVTFGSTVKLEDEDGKQATYQIVGSDEADPKRGLISVMSPLARTLIGKKVGDRVTAQLPGGKKAFEILGANFRLEAAP, encoded by the coding sequence ATCCAGCGCACCCCGATGACCCGCGTCGGCTACGACCGGCTGCGCGACGAAGTGGAACGGCTCAAGAAGGAGCGCCCGAACATCGTGCGCGCCATCGCGGAGGCGCGGGCCCACGGCGATCTCAGCGAGAACGCGGAGTACCACGCCGCGCGCGAGCGCCAGGGATTCATCGAGGCGCGCATCACCGATCTGGAGTCGAAGGTCGGGACCGCCGAGGTCATCGACCCGCCGACCTCGGGCGACCGGGTGACCTTCGGCTCGACGGTGAAGCTGGAGGACGAGGACGGCAAGCAGGCCACGTATCAGATCGTGGGATCGGACGAGGCGGACCCGAAGCGCGGGCTCATCTCCGTCATGTCCCCGCTGGCCCGGACCCTGATCGGCAAGAAGGTCGGCGACCGCGTCACCGCCCAGCTGCCGGGCGGGAAGAAGGCCTTCGAGATCCTCGGCGCGAACTTCCGGCTCGAGGCCGCGCCCTAG
- a CDS encoding cysteine hydrolase family protein has translation MDKTALIIIDAQQEYFAPIGKVVLPDGPQAVTRIADTLEWARRAGVPVFHVVHESRRPGATTFVPGSPALAIHDAVIPAAGEAVITKHLPGAFTDTSLESDLRRLGVERVIVSGFMTQMCCDTTTREAAHRGFKVTLLSDATAAMDVRAPDGEVIPHDQVHRTHLGSLNGFLAEVKRSDEVIRP, from the coding sequence ATGGACAAGACCGCGCTCATCATCATCGACGCCCAGCAGGAATACTTCGCGCCGATCGGCAAGGTGGTGCTCCCCGACGGCCCCCAGGCGGTGACGCGCATCGCGGACACGCTCGAGTGGGCGCGGCGGGCGGGCGTGCCCGTGTTCCACGTGGTGCACGAGAGCCGGCGGCCCGGGGCGACCACCTTCGTACCGGGCAGTCCCGCGCTCGCCATTCACGACGCGGTGATCCCGGCGGCCGGCGAGGCGGTCATCACCAAGCATCTGCCGGGCGCCTTCACCGACACGTCGCTGGAGAGCGACCTGCGCCGGCTGGGCGTCGAGCGGGTGATCGTCTCCGGCTTCATGACCCAGATGTGCTGCGACACCACCACCCGGGAGGCCGCGCACCGGGGCTTCAAGGTCACGCTGCTGTCCGACGCCACCGCCGCGATGGACGTGCGCGCGCCCGACGGTGAGGTCATTCCTCACGACCAGGTCCATCGCACGCATCTGGGCAGCCTCAACGGGTTTCTGGCCGAGGTGAAGCGGAGCGACGAGGTGATCCGGCCGTGA
- a CDS encoding amidase: protein MSDLDLTDPTAATLTELARAIRAGKLSPLALTRAYLERIARLDGTLRAYITVDRDGALAAAAALEREAAAGAWRGPLHGVPLAHKDLCLIPGLPTSCGTKTADYFVGAPPCTAVARLGSAGALTLGKLNMTELALGPFGDNAHHGDVQNPWRLGHVSGGSSSGSGAAVAAGLAAAALGTDTGGSIRLPAACCGLVGLKPTYGRVSRAGVMPLSWSYDHVGPLARTVRDAALLLGVIAGHDPLDATSSRRPVPDYLAALEGGAKGLRIDVAGGFYADGLDTEVSRALDAAVAALRGLGAAVEAVAVPDPGPMVAACSNVMVRAEAAVIHSRILKERPGELQPAVRDRMAPGLTVTASEYLQGQRLRARFTREFIDDVFSRIDVLATPTIPEPSPALAAAKAGSAADVIRRMGRFSRLTRPFNALGLPALSLPCGASADGRPLGLQLVGRPFDEATLLRLGHAYESATAWHRRRPALP from the coding sequence ATGTCCGACCTCGATCTGACCGATCCGACCGCCGCGACGCTCACCGAGCTGGCCCGGGCCATCCGCGCCGGCAAGCTCTCGCCGCTGGCGCTGACCCGCGCCTACCTGGAGCGCATCGCCCGGCTCGACGGCACGCTGCGCGCCTACATCACGGTGGATCGAGACGGCGCGCTCGCCGCGGCGGCGGCGCTCGAGCGCGAGGCGGCCGCCGGCGCCTGGCGTGGGCCGCTGCACGGCGTGCCGCTCGCCCACAAGGACCTCTGCCTGATCCCGGGGCTGCCCACCTCGTGCGGCACGAAGACCGCCGACTACTTCGTGGGCGCGCCGCCGTGCACCGCGGTCGCGCGCCTCGGGTCGGCGGGCGCGCTCACGCTGGGCAAGCTCAACATGACCGAATTGGCCCTCGGTCCCTTCGGCGACAATGCCCACCACGGCGACGTGCAGAACCCCTGGCGCCTCGGCCACGTCTCGGGCGGCTCCAGCAGCGGCTCGGGCGCCGCGGTGGCGGCCGGCCTCGCCGCGGCCGCGCTCGGCACCGACACCGGCGGGTCCATCCGCCTTCCCGCCGCGTGCTGCGGGCTCGTCGGGCTCAAGCCGACCTACGGGCGAGTCAGCCGCGCCGGCGTGATGCCGCTGTCCTGGTCGTACGACCACGTGGGCCCGCTGGCGCGCACGGTGCGCGACGCCGCGCTCCTGCTCGGCGTGATCGCGGGGCACGACCCGCTCGACGCGACGTCGAGCCGTCGGCCGGTGCCGGATTACCTGGCCGCGCTGGAGGGCGGCGCGAAGGGGCTGCGCATCGACGTGGCCGGCGGCTTCTACGCCGACGGACTCGATACCGAGGTCTCGCGCGCGCTGGACGCGGCGGTCGCGGCGCTGCGGGGGCTCGGGGCGGCCGTCGAAGCCGTCGCGGTGCCCGATCCCGGCCCCATGGTGGCCGCCTGCAGCAACGTGATGGTGCGCGCGGAGGCCGCGGTCATCCACTCGCGCATCCTGAAGGAGCGACCGGGCGAGCTGCAGCCGGCAGTGCGTGACCGGATGGCGCCGGGGCTGACCGTGACCGCCTCGGAGTATCTGCAGGGCCAGCGTTTGCGCGCCCGCTTCACGCGCGAGTTCATCGACGACGTCTTCTCGCGGATCGACGTGCTGGCGACGCCGACCATTCCCGAGCCGTCCCCCGCGCTGGCCGCCGCCAAGGCGGGGAGCGCCGCCGACGTCATCCGTCGCATGGGCCGCTTCTCCCGGCTCACCCGGCCGTTCAACGCGCTGGGCCTGCCTGCGCTGTCGCTGCCGTGCGGCGCGTCCGCCGACGGCCGGCCGCTCGGCCTCCAGCTCGTGGGCCGCCCGTTCGATGAAGCCACGCTGCTGCGCCTGGGCCACGCCTACGAGTCCGCGACGGCATGGCATCGCCGCCGGCCCGCACTGCCGTGA
- a CDS encoding ABC transporter ATP-binding protein, with the protein MLSLRGIDVAYGDLPALTGVDLVIESGEILSVVGANGAGKTTMLRAISGLLRPRAGEITLDGARLDRLPSHAVVERGVVQVPEGRKIFPSLTVLENLELGSYTAAARPHRRESLDRVLALFPILGERRRQAAGTMSGGQQQMLAVGRALMARPRLLMLDEPSLGLAPKIVQEIFRIIGEINRTGTTVLLVEQNTRQALALAGRGYVLENGRVVLSGAGRDLLDNEHVQRAYLGM; encoded by the coding sequence CTGCTCAGCCTCCGCGGAATCGACGTGGCCTACGGCGACCTGCCCGCGCTGACCGGCGTGGACCTCGTCATCGAGTCGGGCGAGATCCTCTCGGTGGTCGGCGCCAACGGCGCGGGCAAGACCACGATGCTCCGCGCGATCTCCGGCCTGCTGCGCCCGCGCGCCGGCGAGATCACGCTCGACGGGGCGCGCCTGGACCGGCTGCCGAGCCACGCGGTCGTCGAGCGGGGCGTGGTCCAGGTGCCCGAGGGCCGCAAGATCTTCCCGAGCCTCACCGTGCTGGAGAACCTCGAGCTGGGCTCCTACACCGCGGCGGCGCGGCCGCACCGACGCGAGAGCCTGGATCGTGTGCTCGCCCTCTTCCCGATTCTCGGGGAGCGTCGGCGCCAGGCCGCCGGCACCATGTCGGGCGGCCAGCAGCAGATGCTGGCCGTCGGCCGCGCGCTGATGGCACGACCGCGCCTGCTCATGCTGGACGAGCCCTCGCTCGGGCTGGCGCCCAAGATCGTCCAGGAGATCTTCCGCATCATCGGCGAGATCAACCGGACGGGGACGACGGTGCTGCTGGTCGAGCAGAACACCCGGCAGGCGCTGGCGCTCGCCGGACGCGGCTACGTGCTGGAGAACGGCCGCGTCGTGCTCTCGGGCGCGGGACGAGATCTGCTCGACAACGAGCACGTGCAGCGCGCCTATCTCGGGATGTGA
- a CDS encoding TMEM165/GDT1 family protein: MTALWTSCLVVALAEMGDKTQLIALALAARFQRAWTIMLGILIATTLNHALAATAGVWVARRLPPAALAWALAVGFIAFGIWTLRPDEAPETSAPARWGPLLTTVVVFFLAEMGDKTQLATVALGARFVSAAGVTAGSTLGMLAADGAVVLGGSYLARLVSPVTLRRIAAALFLILGVAALAGALRLS; the protein is encoded by the coding sequence GTGACCGCGCTCTGGACATCATGTCTCGTGGTCGCCCTGGCCGAGATGGGCGACAAGACCCAGCTGATCGCCCTCGCCCTCGCCGCGCGATTTCAGCGCGCATGGACCATCATGCTCGGCATCCTGATCGCGACGACGCTCAATCACGCGCTGGCCGCCACCGCCGGGGTCTGGGTCGCACGTCGCCTGCCGCCGGCCGCGCTGGCGTGGGCGCTCGCCGTCGGGTTCATCGCGTTCGGCATCTGGACGCTCAGGCCGGACGAGGCCCCCGAGACGTCCGCGCCCGCTCGCTGGGGCCCGCTGCTCACCACCGTCGTCGTGTTCTTCCTCGCCGAGATGGGCGACAAGACACAGCTCGCCACCGTGGCGCTCGGCGCCCGCTTCGTGTCGGCCGCCGGGGTGACCGCGGGCAGCACGCTCGGCATGCTGGCCGCCGACGGGGCGGTCGTCCTCGGCGGGTCGTATCTCGCCCGGCTGGTCTCGCCGGTGACGCTGCGCCGCATCGCGGCGGCGCTGTTCCTGATCCTGGGCGTCGCGGCGCTCGCGGGCGCGCTCCGGCTGTCGTGA
- a CDS encoding ABC transporter ATP-binding protein, translating to MSGPGLEVRGLTKRFGGLVAVNHFDLSVAPGEIVGLIGPNGAGKTTVFHLIAGFHGPSEGSIHFDGVSLVGLKPHAICRRGLARTFQLVQPFAGLTTLENVMVGAFNRVGDVAGARARAAEIVDFVGLGPRRDMPARHLTLADRKRLEVARGLATGPRLLLLDEVMSGLNPTEIEAIIGLIRRIHARGVSLLIIEHVMRAILALSHRLVVLHHGEKIAEGAPAAVARDPRVIEAYLGEAVEEAR from the coding sequence GTGAGCGGTCCGGGGCTCGAGGTCCGCGGGCTCACCAAGCGTTTCGGCGGGCTGGTGGCGGTCAATCACTTCGACCTCTCGGTGGCGCCGGGCGAGATCGTGGGGCTCATCGGGCCCAACGGCGCCGGCAAGACGACCGTCTTCCATCTCATCGCGGGCTTTCACGGTCCGAGCGAGGGCTCGATCCACTTCGACGGCGTCTCGCTGGTGGGCCTCAAGCCTCACGCGATCTGCCGGCGCGGTCTCGCGCGGACCTTTCAGCTGGTCCAGCCGTTCGCGGGGCTCACCACGCTGGAGAACGTGATGGTCGGCGCGTTCAATCGGGTGGGCGACGTCGCCGGGGCGCGCGCCCGGGCCGCCGAGATCGTGGACTTCGTCGGCCTCGGGCCCCGGCGGGACATGCCGGCGCGGCACCTCACGCTGGCCGACCGCAAGCGCCTGGAGGTGGCGCGCGGCCTTGCCACCGGCCCGCGGCTCCTGCTACTGGATGAAGTGATGTCCGGGCTGAACCCGACCGAGATCGAGGCCATCATCGGGCTGATCCGCCGCATCCACGCCCGCGGGGTGAGCCTGCTGATCATCGAGCACGTCATGCGCGCGATCCTGGCGCTCTCCCATCGGCTGGTGGTCCTCCACCACGGCGAGAAGATCGCCGAGGGCGCGCCGGCCGCGGTGGCCCGGGACCCGCGGGTGATCGAGGCGTACCTCGGCGAAGCGGTGGAGGAGGCGCGGTGA
- a CDS encoding DGQHR domain-containing protein translates to MITVPAHRVKQFGVEFFQASFSAKDIDRLVKFEVLGYGGADHEPPAKGKQRVNRARVNWEALEKRIGESETAYQRPVIRRKIDELVNYYRDCKDAGTLPAIPGAVIITSEKRFTFTPMASQHDLGLLQIPEEHGVLRVLDGQHRLLALHALTQAGENLGIEVPAVLFDRLDARQIVELFVTINAKHTRLNPSHIVSLAGRKLYPDPNQALAHDVIRSLNEDETSPLSGDIKMLGTGRGRVSQAPLAEEIVEFLEAVEKIGGGARINEVRQHAKRFFLNYMKSVAGVFPTAWAGRKYSIKTGAALRAFIRVAPDVMARARELKRDAFDFHAIREAVKPWGDRLKDRRFETEGEWKSKLAGGTRGTVEALTRELREALRN, encoded by the coding sequence ATGATCACGGTTCCCGCGCACCGCGTGAAGCAATTCGGGGTCGAATTCTTCCAGGCGTCGTTCTCGGCCAAGGACATCGACCGGCTGGTGAAGTTCGAGGTGCTCGGGTACGGCGGCGCCGACCATGAGCCGCCCGCAAAGGGCAAGCAGCGAGTGAACCGCGCGCGCGTGAACTGGGAAGCGCTCGAGAAGCGCATCGGGGAGAGTGAGACCGCCTACCAGCGGCCGGTCATCCGTCGCAAGATCGACGAGCTCGTCAACTACTACCGCGACTGCAAGGACGCGGGCACGCTGCCCGCCATCCCCGGCGCGGTGATCATCACCTCCGAGAAGCGCTTCACGTTCACGCCGATGGCGAGCCAGCACGACCTGGGCCTGCTGCAGATCCCCGAGGAGCACGGGGTGCTGCGCGTGCTCGACGGCCAGCATCGGCTGCTCGCGCTGCACGCGCTGACCCAGGCCGGCGAGAATCTCGGCATCGAGGTGCCGGCGGTGCTCTTCGATCGGCTGGACGCGCGCCAGATCGTCGAGCTGTTCGTGACCATCAACGCCAAGCACACCCGGCTCAACCCCTCGCACATCGTGAGCCTCGCCGGCCGCAAGCTCTATCCGGATCCGAATCAGGCCCTCGCCCACGACGTGATCCGCTCGCTCAACGAGGACGAGACCTCGCCGCTCTCCGGCGACATCAAGATGCTCGGCACCGGGCGAGGACGCGTCTCGCAGGCCCCGCTCGCCGAGGAGATCGTGGAGTTCCTGGAGGCGGTGGAGAAGATCGGCGGCGGCGCGCGCATCAACGAGGTGCGCCAGCACGCCAAGCGCTTCTTCCTCAACTACATGAAGTCGGTGGCGGGCGTCTTCCCCACCGCGTGGGCCGGCCGCAAGTACTCCATCAAGACCGGAGCGGCCCTGCGCGCCTTCATCCGGGTGGCCCCCGACGTGATGGCCCGCGCGCGGGAGCTCAAGCGCGACGCCTTCGACTTCCACGCCATCCGCGAGGCGGTGAAGCCGTGGGGCGACCGCCTGAAGGACCGCCGCTTCGAGACCGAGGGCGAGTGGAAGAGCAAGCTCGCCGGCGGCACCCGCGGCACCGTGGAAGCCCTGACCCGGGAGCTGCGCGAAGCGCTCCGGAACTAG
- a CDS encoding branched-chain amino acid ABC transporter permease → MTWLFFQAVVSGLLLGGVYGLVASGLSLIFGVLRIINFAHGAVMMLAMYTSYWLFVLLGVDPYLSIVVTGPLFFALGVLIQRVIIEPNRAAAEHNQLLLTLGVALFLENLALVLWQGDFRTLRVWYSGASFMLGDVLVEVPRLIAAGGAVLVGLALWAFLRTTDAGKAIRALAEEPEGARLVGIDVARIRGVAFGIGSACVAVAGALITPFFYVAPDVGESFNIMAFVVVVLGGMGNFLGALAGGFIVGLAESLGAAFLPGSLKQLVVFGLFVIVLLLRPEGLFGARRGR, encoded by the coding sequence GTGACCTGGCTCTTCTTCCAGGCCGTCGTCAGCGGCCTGCTGCTCGGCGGCGTCTACGGTCTGGTCGCGAGCGGGCTGTCCCTCATCTTCGGGGTGCTGCGCATCATCAACTTCGCCCACGGGGCGGTGATGATGCTGGCCATGTACACCTCGTACTGGCTGTTCGTGCTGCTCGGGGTGGATCCGTACCTCTCCATCGTCGTCACCGGCCCGCTCTTCTTCGCGCTGGGCGTGCTCATCCAGCGCGTGATCATCGAGCCGAACCGGGCCGCCGCCGAGCACAACCAGCTGCTGCTCACGCTCGGCGTCGCGTTGTTCCTGGAGAACCTGGCCCTCGTGCTCTGGCAGGGCGACTTCCGGACCTTGCGCGTGTGGTACTCGGGCGCCTCGTTCATGCTGGGCGACGTGCTGGTGGAGGTGCCGCGTCTCATCGCGGCGGGCGGGGCGGTGCTGGTCGGGCTCGCGCTCTGGGCATTCCTGCGCACCACGGACGCGGGCAAGGCCATCCGCGCCCTCGCCGAGGAGCCGGAGGGGGCGCGCCTGGTCGGCATCGACGTGGCGCGGATCCGGGGGGTCGCGTTCGGCATCGGTTCCGCGTGCGTGGCGGTGGCGGGGGCGCTGATCACCCCGTTCTTCTACGTGGCGCCCGACGTGGGCGAGAGCTTCAACATCATGGCCTTCGTGGTGGTGGTGCTCGGCGGCATGGGCAACTTCCTGGGCGCGCTCGCGGGCGGCTTCATCGTGGGGCTGGCCGAATCGCTCGGCGCCGCGTTCCTGCCCGGCTCGCTGAAGCAGCTCGTGGTCTTCGGCCTCTTCGTGATCGTGCTGCTGCTCCGCCCCGAGGGCCTCTTCGGCGCGCGTCGTGGCCGCTAG
- a CDS encoding ABC transporter substrate-binding protein has protein sequence MSNTPRRCDAPSLGRRRFLGTIGAAGAMAALGAPAIGRAQAREVKVGYILPVTGPLAFEAQLALNGLQLAVDEINGGGGIKSLGGAKIVLLPGDTQNKVELGNSEAARLIDQNVTALIGPFSSLVAFSVRQVTEKNKTPFLLLATVADNVLEGGLHYAFRMQPNARAMATLTLGNMIEMSKNAGLVVKRVAIMHEDGNFGTTMGNHVEAFAAKMSYEVVQRVPYNLRSPDFTAELSKVKAARPDLLVISGYYGDSKLIAETASKLRIGVNALVGLANAAYSNPKFIAENRELTDLLFDGNYWHNPQSPRARAVFEAYQKKYNSVMSNHGVQGYQVMFVLKDALERAASTDREKVRDAIAKTNLTDHILTQDAIRFDDSGENVNATPALLQVQGGKPVVVGPARFLEAKPVFPVPKWKG, from the coding sequence ATGTCGAATACCCCGCGCCGTTGCGATGCTCCCTCTCTCGGCCGTCGCCGCTTCCTCGGCACCATCGGCGCGGCCGGGGCCATGGCCGCGCTCGGCGCTCCCGCGATCGGGCGCGCCCAGGCGCGCGAGGTCAAGGTGGGTTATATCCTGCCGGTCACGGGCCCGCTCGCCTTCGAGGCGCAGCTCGCCCTCAACGGCCTGCAGCTGGCGGTGGACGAGATCAACGGCGGGGGCGGCATCAAGTCGCTCGGCGGCGCGAAGATCGTGCTGCTCCCCGGCGATACCCAGAACAAGGTCGAGCTCGGCAACTCGGAGGCGGCGCGCCTGATCGACCAGAACGTGACCGCGCTGATCGGCCCCTTCTCGAGCCTGGTCGCCTTCTCGGTGCGCCAGGTCACCGAGAAGAACAAGACCCCGTTCCTGCTGCTGGCCACCGTGGCCGACAACGTGCTCGAGGGCGGCCTCCACTACGCGTTCCGCATGCAGCCGAACGCGCGCGCGATGGCCACGCTCACCCTCGGCAACATGATCGAGATGTCGAAGAACGCGGGGCTGGTGGTCAAGCGGGTGGCCATCATGCACGAGGACGGCAACTTCGGCACCACCATGGGCAACCACGTGGAGGCCTTCGCGGCCAAGATGAGCTACGAGGTCGTGCAGCGCGTGCCCTACAACCTGCGCTCCCCCGACTTCACCGCCGAGCTCTCCAAGGTCAAGGCGGCCCGGCCGGATCTGCTCGTGATCAGCGGCTACTACGGCGACTCCAAGCTGATCGCGGAGACCGCCTCCAAGCTGCGGATCGGAGTCAACGCGCTGGTGGGGCTGGCCAACGCGGCCTACTCGAATCCCAAGTTCATCGCGGAGAACCGCGAGCTGACCGACCTGCTCTTCGACGGCAACTACTGGCACAACCCGCAGAGCCCGCGGGCCCGCGCGGTGTTCGAGGCCTACCAGAAGAAGTACAACTCGGTGATGTCGAACCACGGGGTCCAGGGCTACCAGGTGATGTTCGTGCTCAAGGACGCGCTCGAGCGGGCGGCCTCGACCGATCGCGAGAAGGTGCGCGACGCGATCGCCAAGACCAATCTCACCGACCACATCCTCACCCAGGACGCGATCCGCTTCGACGACAGCGGCGAGAACGTCAACGCCACCCCGGCCCTGCTGCAGGTGCAGGGGGGCAAGCCGGTGGTGGTGGGGCCGGCGCGCTTCCTGGAGGCCAAGCCGGTGTTCCCGGTTCCGAAGTGGAAGGGCTAG
- a CDS encoding ABC transporter substrate-binding protein, which translates to MTTVPATRDAFVGGLRDLGYQDGRNIVIDWRRAPEDGAGDIEAIVRQAPACLVLPGPFRLARGLGLTTTIPIVAIDLESDPVAGRFVASLARPGGNVTGIFLDLPELAGKQIELLREAVPRLARLAVLWDERVSGPQLRAAEAAAQTAGITLIPVPIRSAADLADVVERAMKARPQALLVLTSPDVFAARAHIAEGAQRHRLPAASIFPAFADAGGLLGYGPDLLGMYRQAAQYVDRILKGARPADLPIQRPSKFQLVINLKTARALGLTIPASLLARADKVVE; encoded by the coding sequence GTGACGACGGTTCCAGCGACCCGCGACGCATTCGTCGGCGGGCTCCGGGACCTCGGCTACCAGGACGGGCGTAACATCGTGATCGACTGGCGCCGAGCGCCGGAGGACGGCGCCGGTGATATCGAGGCGATCGTGCGGCAGGCGCCGGCTTGCCTGGTACTCCCCGGTCCGTTCCGGCTGGCTCGGGGGCTGGGCCTGACCACCACGATCCCGATCGTTGCCATCGATCTGGAGAGCGACCCCGTGGCCGGCCGATTCGTCGCCAGCCTGGCCCGCCCGGGTGGAAACGTGACCGGCATCTTCCTCGACCTGCCCGAGCTGGCGGGCAAGCAGATCGAGCTCCTGCGCGAGGCGGTGCCGCGCCTGGCCCGGCTCGCCGTGCTGTGGGACGAGCGAGTCAGCGGCCCTCAGCTACGGGCGGCGGAGGCGGCCGCGCAGACCGCCGGCATCACGTTGATCCCGGTCCCGATCCGATCGGCCGCCGACCTGGCCGACGTGGTCGAGCGCGCGATGAAGGCACGTCCCCAGGCGCTCCTGGTCCTGACGTCGCCCGACGTCTTCGCGGCGCGGGCCCACATTGCGGAGGGGGCGCAGCGCCACCGGCTTCCCGCCGCGAGCATCTTCCCGGCCTTCGCCGACGCGGGCGGGCTGCTCGGCTACGGGCCGGATCTCCTGGGGATGTACCGTCAGGCCGCGCAGTACGTCGATCGCATCCTGAAGGGTGCGCGGCCGGCGGATCTTCCCATCCAGCGGCCGAGCAAGTTCCAGCTCGTCATCAACCTGAAGACGGCCCGGGCTCTTGGCCTGACGATCCCGGCGTCGCTGCTCGCCAGGGCCGACAAGGTCGTCGAATGA